A region from the Hydra vulgaris chromosome 10, alternate assembly HydraT2T_AEP genome encodes:
- the LOC136086088 gene encoding uncharacterized protein LOC136086088 yields MPPHCLKLKIGCVIVLLRNLDLKAELCNSTLMKVCALQNNYSDAKVLTDVSSGERVFVFQIQLAPSVANLPFVLKRLQFPFRLACSMTMNKSLGQTFDSVRVNLKKPCFSHGQLYVAYVACLRNRAFKSLFFKIDKHLN; encoded by the coding sequence ATGCCAcctcattgtttaaaattaaaaattggttgTGTAATTGTGCTGCTTAGAAATTTAGATCTCAAAGCTGAATTATGCAATAGTACTCTAATGAAAGTTTGTGctcttcaaaataattatagtgATGCAAAGGTTTTGACAGATGTTTCTAGTGGTGAACGGGTTTTTGTTTTCCAAATTCAGTTGGCTCCATCAGTTGCTAATTTACCTTTTGTTCTGAAACGTCTTCAGTTTCCTTTCAGATTGGCTTGTTCAATGACAATGAATAAAAGTCTAGGTCAAACATTTGATAGTGTTAGGGTAAATCTCAAAAAACCGTGCTTTTCTCACGGTCAACTATATGTTGCATATGTTGCATGTTTAAGAAATAGagcatttaaaagtttgtttttcaaaattgataaacatcttaATTAA